TAAGCGTTACCCTTCCTGTCTGCTATTTAATGATTATTTTATAGTAGATACAGTAAAACAGGCTCGGTAGTTCAAGGCAAAGGCTAACTGGTTCATGTAATTATTTAAGCTGACGGCGTCACTCTGCAATGAAATAACAGCAAAGGTTATTTCATTGCGATTAAAGCAGGAAATCCCGGGAATATGGTAAGGATATAATCAGTGAATATGGGGATAGTAAATGGAACGCCTCAACGTTATTCAGGACAAGCAAAAGAAAAAAGGCCATCCGTCTGGATGGCCTTTCTTGCTGTTTGATGTCTGGCAGTTCCCTACTCTCGCATGGGGAGACCCCACACTACCATCGGCGCTACGGCGTTTCACTTCTGAGTTCGGCATGGGGTCAGGTGGGACCACCGCGCTTTTGCCGCCAGACAAATTCTTTTATTTAATTCGCCGAACACTACTTAAAACAAGTGGTGCTGATACCCAGAGTCGAACTGGGGACCTCACCCTTACCAAGGGTGCGCTCTACCAACTGAGCCATATCAGCACACATAATTNNNNNNNNNNNNNNNNNNNNNNNNNNNNNNNNNNNNNNNNNNNNNNNNNNNNNNNNNNNNNNNNNNNNNNNNNNNNNNNNNNNNNNNNNNNNNNNNNNNNAAGAAGCGGTGCTCAAAGAATTTACTGTTAGTTCATATGAATTAACTGTTGTCACTCTTCAAGACTTTCACAAAATATTTTAGTGAAGTGTCCTGCGAGTGCCCACACAGATTGTCTGATTGATGTTAAAGAGCAGTGCGACCGGCCTGAGCCTGCTGCCGCGAGGTGGCGTATACTACGCTTTCCTCCTGCAGAGTCAACGACTTTTTTCTCGTTTTCTCCGCCTGACACCGCGCTGCGTTTCCGCTGTTGCCGTGTCAGTGGATGCGCATTATAGGGATCCGAACGGGTTACACAACCACTTTCTCGATCTTTTTTTCCGTTCGCGCATTTTTCCACCCTTACAGCTATTTTACGCGCTTTTCGATCGTTTTTGGCAGGTCCGCCAGGCTATCTATTAGCCAGTCAGCCAATTTTTCGCCTTCCTCGGTGACCGGTTTGCCGGTTTTAACCAATACTTTAGTTCCTACCCCTGCAGCCTGTGCCGCCTGCATATCTTCCACTTTGTCGCCCACCATATAAGAAGCAGCCATATCAATGTGCAAATGGCGCTGCGCGGAGATAAACATCCCCGGCTGAGGTTTGCGGCAATCACACTGCTGGCGATATTCTCCTTCACCGGCATCAGGGTGATGGGGACAATAATAGATGCCGTCCAGGTCAACACCACGATCGGCCAGCGACCAATCCATCCACTCGGTCAGTTGCATGAACTGATCTTCGGTAAACTTGCCTCTGGCAATCCCTGACTGGTTGGTCACCAGTACCAGAGCAAAACCCATTTTTTTGAGCTCATGCAAGGCGTCAATCACGCCGTCAATGAACTGGAACTGATCGACTTCATGGACATAGCCATAATCGACATTAATGGTACCGTCACGGTCGAGAAAAATTGCAGGGACGCTGTTTGCCACTTACCTTTGCTCCTGATGGCGTAAATTGCGCTTAGTATCGCATGTTTTCATCACTAGAGAGAATGTCATCCCTGATGGGATCTCGATTGACTTAGACGTCTAGACGCCTTAACATCCCCTCCACATTGGGTCGGAATATTATGGTTTCTTATCCGGCCATCGTCATCTTTGATAAAATTTATGATTGAACTGATTAATATTACAAAGGTTTTCCAGCAAAAAGGGCGCGCCGTCACTGCGCTGGACGACGTGACATTACGCGTGCCCGCGGGTCAGATTTATGGCGTGATTGGCGCATCAGGCGCAGGTAAAAGCACGCTGATTCGTTGCGTGAATCTGCTGGAAAGACCGACTAAGGGGAAAGTGCTGATCGACGGGAAAGACCTGATGAGCCTGTCGGAAAGCCAATTGACGCGCACCCGCCGTCAAATCGGCATGATTTTCCAGCACTTCAATTTGTTATCCTCGCGTACCGTATTCGGCAACGTGGCGTTACCGCTGGAACTGGATAACACGCCCGCGTCTGAAATCAAACAGCGGGTGCATCAGCTTCTGGACCTGGTCGGGCTGTCGGATAAACACGACGCTTATCCGGCTAATCTGTCCGGCGGGCAAAAACAGCGTGTCGCTATTGCTCGTGCGCTGGCAAGCAATCCTAAAGTACTGTTGTGTGATGAAGCGACCAGCGCGCTGGACCCTGCCACCACCCGCTCTATTCTTGAATTGCTGAAAGACATCAATCGTCGGCTGGGGCTAACGATTTTGTTGATTACGCATGAGATGGATGTGGTTAAGCGGATCTGCGATCAGGTGGCGGTGATCAGTGACGGCAAACTGATTGAGCAGGATACGGTCAGCGAAGTGTTTTCGCACCCGAAAACGCCGCTGGCTCAGAAATTTATCCAGTCCACCCTGCATCTGGATATTCCGGATGATTATCAGCAGCGACTGTCGGCGACGCCTCGTCCGAACAGCGTGCCGCTGCTGCGTATGGAATTTACCGGCCAGTCGGTTGATGCGCCGTTACTGTCCGAGGTGGCTCGGACATTCAACGTCAACAACAACATTATCAGCGCGCAGATGGATTACGCCGGCGGCGTGAAATTCGGCATCATGCTGGCCGAAATGCACGGACAGGAAACCGACACTCAGGCAGCCATCGCCTTTCTGCAGCAGCACCACGTGAATATTGAGGTATTGGGTTATGTCTGAAGCCATGCTCTGGTTGATTGCCCGCGGCGTTTGGGAGACCGTGGTGATGACATTCGTGTCCGGCTCTTTCGGTTTTATGCTGGGTTTGCCCGTCGGCGTGCTGTTATATATCACCCGCCCTGGGCAGATTATCGCTAATCCTAAGCTCTATCGCAGCATTTCCGCGTTGGTGAATATCTTCCGTTCCATTCCGTTCATTATCCTGCTGGTGTGGATGATTCCTTTTACCCGAGTGATTGTCGGCACCGCAATTGGTCTGCAGGCAGCGATTGTACCGTTGACGGTGGGGGCTGCGCCTTTTATTGCCCGCATGGTGGAAAACGCCCTGTTGGAAATTCCGACCGGATTGATCGAAGCAGCACGCGCCATGGGCGCCACGCCGTTGCAGATTATCCGTAAGATTCTACTGCCCGAAGCCCTTCCCGGCCTGATCAACGCCGCCACTATTACATTAATTACGTTGGTCGGTTATTCAGCCATGGGCGGCGCGGTCGGTGCCGGCGGTCTGGGGCAGATTGGTTATCAATATGGTTACGTCGGCTATAACGCCACCGTGATGAATACCGTACTGATCCTGCTGGTGGTTCTGGTTTATCTCATTCAGTTTTTTGGTGACAGAGCAGTTCGCGCGGTTACCCATAAATAACGGGTTTTATCATCGCGTCTATTATTCTTCGGTGCAGGTTAAAACATTAACAGAGGTAAAAAATGGCAATTAAATTGAAATCTCTCGCGGCGGTTGGTGCGTTGATTGGTGCGCTGGCGCTGGCCGGATGCGGTCAGGAGCAGAAGAACCCTAACCACATTAAAGTCGGCGTGATCGTCGGTGCCGAGCAGCAGGTAGCGGAAGTGGCGCAGAAAGTCGCCAAAGAAAAATACGGTCTGGATGTTGAACTGGTTACCTTTAATGATTACGTGCTGCCGAATGAAGCGCTGAGCAAAGGCGATATCGACCTGAACGCTTTCCAGCACAAACCGTACCTTGACCAGCAGATCAAGGATCGCGGCTATAAGCTGGTTTCCGTCGGCAACACCTTCGTGTATCCGATCTCCGGTTACTCCAAAAAAATCAAATCGCTGAATGATCTGCAGAACGGCGCGCAGATCGCCCTGCCGAACGATCCGACCAACCTGGGCCGTTCGCTGCTGCTGCTGCAGAAAGTGGGCTTGATCAAACTGAAAGACAACGTTGGCCTGCTGCCGACCGTGCTGGATGTGACTGAAAACCCGAAAAACCTGAAGCTGGTCGAACTGGAAGCGCCGCAGTTGCCGCGTTCTTTGGATGACGATCAGATCGCGCTGGCCATCATCAACACCACATATGCCAGCCAGATTAACCTGACCCCGGCCAAAGACGGTTTGTTCGTGGAAGAAAAAGACTCGCCGTACGTTAACCTGCTGGTTGCTCGTGAAGACAACAAAGATGCAGAAAACGTGAAAAAATTCGTAAAAGCTTATCAGTCTGACGAAGTAAACCAGGCAGCGCTGAAAGTATTTAATGGTGGCGCGGTGAAAGGCTGGTAAGTTAATACTTACTTTATTGCACAAAAGAGATGAGAGACGGGCAACTGCCCGTCTTGTTATTTTCTGTATTGCTTGCTTCAATAACCGCACTTTATCCAAGCCAGAGGAAAATTTATGCGTGCTGTACCTGTTCTGCTGTTGGCGTTTTCGCTGACAGGATGTTCCCTGCTGCACAAACCTGCTGCGCCGGCACCACAACCGCAGACACCGGTGGCTGTGGAACCTCCGCCGAAGCCGAAGCCGGTCACGCATCCCGCTCCTGCCGTGCTGTATAAAAGTGCTGAAGAACTGGTAGGCAAGCCGTTCCGCGATATGGGTGAAGTGTCTGGCTCATCCTGTCAGTCCAGCGCGCAAGATACGCCGCCTAGCATTCCGTCCGCCCGCAGAAGAATGCAGAATCGCGCCACCGCCATGAAAGCCAATGCCGTACTGCTGCATGACTGCCAGATCGTCAGTAATGTCGCAGGATGCTACCGTCAGGCCGTCTGCCAGGGTTCCGCACTGAAAGTTTCCGCGCAATGAGCCAATTTTGCTTTAATCAGATCGGCGTTATCCGTTCACCTTATAAAGAAAAATTTGCCATACCCCGACAGCCCGGTCTGATTAGGGATGGCGGTGGAGAATTACATCTCCTCTCGCCTTATAACCAACCCGAGGCCGTACGCGGGCTCGAAGATTTCAGCCACCTGTGGCTGCTGTTCATTTTCCATCAGACAGCCTCCGCGGGCTGGCACCCAACAGTCAGGCCGCCTCGCCTGGGCGGCAATGCCCGCATGGGCGTGTTCGCCACCCGCTCAACGTTTCGCCCTAACCCGATTGGTATGTCGCTGGTTGAACTCAAAGCGGTACGCACCATGCGAGACAGCGTGATACTGGAACTGGGCAGTCTGGATCTGGTAGACGGCACCCCGGTCGTGGACATCAAGCCCTACCTGCCGTTTGCGGAAAGTCAGCCGCAGGCGCGCGCCGGTTTTGCCCAATTGGCGCCCGAAGCCGATATGCCGATCCATTTTTCCGCGCTGGCGGAACAGCAGCTGATGGAACATCAGCAACGCTACCCAAATCTGCGGCGTTTCATCAGCCAGGTGCTGGCGCAGGACCCCCGTCCGGCTTATCGCAAAGGGGAAGATGACCTCAAGGTCTATGCCGCATTGCTGCTGGAATTTAACGTCCGTTGGCGCGTAATTGATGGGCAAACGGAAGTCATCAGCCTTAATGCCGGTTAAAAAACATTGCTGCGCCTTTTGGGGAGCGGCCCGCACTGGTAAACTAAACCACTTTTTCTGCCTGAACCACGTTGTGGTTAATGCTATTTATTTGTTCTGACGGAACTCAAACATCATGCGTACAAGTCAATACATGCTCTCCACGCTGAAGGAGACACCCGCCGATGCCGAAGTCATCAGCCATCAGTTGATGCTGCGAGCCGGGATGATTCGTAAACTGGCTTCCGGCCTTTACACCTGGTTGCCGACCGGGTTGCGGGTGCTGAAAAAAGTCGAAAACATCGTGCGTGAAGAAATGAACAATGCCGGCGCCATCGAAATTTCGATGCCGGTGGTTCAACCCGCCGATCTGTGGCAGGAAAGCGGCCGCTGGGAACAATATGGTCCGGAGCTGCTGCGCTTTGTCGACCGTGGCGACCGCCCGTTTGTGCTCGGCCCGACGCATGAAGAAGTCATCACCGATTTGATCCGCAATGAAATCAGTTCCTACAAGCAGTTGCCGCTGAATTTCTATCAGATCCAGACCAAATTCCGTGACGAAGTCCGCCCGCGCTTTGGCGTGATGCGCGCCCGTGAATTCCTGATGAAGGATGCTTACTCGTTCCACACCACGCAGGAATCCCTACAGGTCACTTACGATGCCATGTACGCGGCCTACAGTAAGATTTTCAGCCGGATGGATCTCGATTTCCGCCCTGTACAGGCCGATACCGGCTCTATCGGCGGCAACGCATCACATGAATTCCAGGTGCTGGCCAGCAGTGGCGAAGACGACATCGTGTTCTCTACCGAGTCGGATTACGCCGCCAACATTGAGCTGGCGGAAGCCGTCGCGCCGGAACGCGGCCTAAGCGCGCCGACTCAAGCCATGACGCTGGTGGATACCCCGAACGCCAAAACCATCGCCGAACTGGTGGAACAATTCGCCGTGCCGGTGGAGAAAACCGTCAAAACCCTACTGGTGAAAGCGACCGAAGAAAGCGGCCATAAATTGGTTGCGCTGCTGGTGCGTGGCGATCATGAACTGAACGAAGTTAAAGCGGAAAAACTGGAGCTGGTCGCCAGCCCGCTGACCTTCGCTACCGAAGAAGAGATCCGTGCGACGGTGAAAGCAGGCCCCGGCTCACTGGGACCGGTGAATCTGCCGGTGCCGGTCGTTGTCGACCGTACCGTGGCCGCGATGAGCGATTTCAGCGCCGGCGCCAATATCGACGGTAAACACTACTTCGGCATTAACTGGGAACGCGATACCGCGCTGCCGCAGGTTGCCGATATCCGTAACGTGGTGGAAGGCGATCGCAGCCCGGACGGCAAAGGCACGCTGCTTATCAAGCGTGGTATTGAAGTCGGTCACATCTTCCAACTGGGTAAAAAATACTCCGAAGCCTTAAAAGCGACGGTTCAGGGTGAAGACGGCCGTAACCAAACCCTGACCATGGGTTGCTATGGTATTGGCGTAACGCGCGTGATCGCCGCCGCCATTGAACAGAACCACGACGACCGCGGCATTATCTGGCCTGACGCCATTGCGCCGTTCCAGGTGGCGATTCTGCCGATGAACATGCATAAATCCTTCCGCGTGCAGGAAGTAGCCGAGGGCATCTACCAGCAGTTGCGCGCCAACGGCGTCGATGTATTGCTGGACGATCGCAAAGAACGCCCCGGCGTGATGTTTGCGGACATGGAACTGATCGGTATTCCGCACACCATCGTGATTGGCGACCGCAATCTGGATAACGACGAGATCGAGTACAAGCACCGCCGTAAAGGCGAAAAAGAGATGATCAAGGCCGGCGATATCGTCGAGTTCCTGCTGTCTCAGTGTGCCCGGTAACGCACGGACCAAATCGCAGACATAAAAAATGGTGGGACATCCCACCATTTTTTTGTGTCATGTTAATTATTGTGCGAGTTATTCGCGGAACAGCTCTTCGATGTCCAGCCCCTGCACC
The DNA window shown above is from Dickeya dadantii NCPPB 898 and carries:
- the metN gene encoding methionine ABC transporter ATP-binding protein MetN, whose translation is MIELINITKVFQQKGRAVTALDDVTLRVPAGQIYGVIGASGAGKSTLIRCVNLLERPTKGKVLIDGKDLMSLSESQLTRTRRQIGMIFQHFNLLSSRTVFGNVALPLELDNTPASEIKQRVHQLLDLVGLSDKHDAYPANLSGGQKQRVAIARALASNPKVLLCDEATSALDPATTRSILELLKDINRRLGLTILLITHEMDVVKRICDQVAVISDGKLIEQDTVSEVFSHPKTPLAQKFIQSTLHLDIPDDYQQRLSATPRPNSVPLLRMEFTGQSVDAPLLSEVARTFNVNNNIISAQMDYAGGVKFGIMLAEMHGQETDTQAAIAFLQQHHVNIEVLGYV
- the gmhB gene encoding D-glycero-beta-D-manno-heptose 1,7-bisphosphate 7-phosphatase is translated as MANSVPAIFLDRDGTINVDYGYVHEVDQFQFIDGVIDALHELKKMGFALVLVTNQSGIARGKFTEDQFMQLTEWMDWSLADRGVDLDGIYYCPHHPDAGEGEYRQQCDCRKPQPGMFISAQRHLHIDMAASYMVGDKVEDMQAAQAAGVGTKVLVKTGKPVTEEGEKLADWLIDSLADLPKTIEKRVK
- the proS gene encoding proline--tRNA ligase, with translation MRTSQYMLSTLKETPADAEVISHQLMLRAGMIRKLASGLYTWLPTGLRVLKKVENIVREEMNNAGAIEISMPVVQPADLWQESGRWEQYGPELLRFVDRGDRPFVLGPTHEEVITDLIRNEISSYKQLPLNFYQIQTKFRDEVRPRFGVMRAREFLMKDAYSFHTTQESLQVTYDAMYAAYSKIFSRMDLDFRPVQADTGSIGGNASHEFQVLASSGEDDIVFSTESDYAANIELAEAVAPERGLSAPTQAMTLVDTPNAKTIAELVEQFAVPVEKTVKTLLVKATEESGHKLVALLVRGDHELNEVKAEKLELVASPLTFATEEEIRATVKAGPGSLGPVNLPVPVVVDRTVAAMSDFSAGANIDGKHYFGINWERDTALPQVADIRNVVEGDRSPDGKGTLLIKRGIEVGHIFQLGKKYSEALKATVQGEDGRNQTLTMGCYGIGVTRVIAAAIEQNHDDRGIIWPDAIAPFQVAILPMNMHKSFRVQEVAEGIYQQLRANGVDVLLDDRKERPGVMFADMELIGIPHTIVIGDRNLDNDEIEYKHRRKGEKEMIKAGDIVEFLLSQCAR
- the rcsF gene encoding Rcs stress response system protein RcsF, with translation MRAVPVLLLAFSLTGCSLLHKPAAPAPQPQTPVAVEPPPKPKPVTHPAPAVLYKSAEELVGKPFRDMGEVSGSSCQSSAQDTPPSIPSARRRMQNRATAMKANAVLLHDCQIVSNVAGCYRQAVCQGSALKVSAQ
- a CDS encoding methionine ABC transporter permease MetI encodes the protein MSEAMLWLIARGVWETVVMTFVSGSFGFMLGLPVGVLLYITRPGQIIANPKLYRSISALVNIFRSIPFIILLVWMIPFTRVIVGTAIGLQAAIVPLTVGAAPFIARMVENALLEIPTGLIEAARAMGATPLQIIRKILLPEALPGLINAATITLITLVGYSAMGGAVGAGGLGQIGYQYGYVGYNATVMNTVLILLVVLVYLIQFFGDRAVRAVTHK
- the tsaA gene encoding tRNA (N6-threonylcarbamoyladenosine(37)-N6)-methyltransferase TrmO; this encodes MSQFCFNQIGVIRSPYKEKFAIPRQPGLIRDGGGELHLLSPYNQPEAVRGLEDFSHLWLLFIFHQTASAGWHPTVRPPRLGGNARMGVFATRSTFRPNPIGMSLVELKAVRTMRDSVILELGSLDLVDGTPVVDIKPYLPFAESQPQARAGFAQLAPEADMPIHFSALAEQQLMEHQQRYPNLRRFISQVLAQDPRPAYRKGEDDLKVYAALLLEFNVRWRVIDGQTEVISLNAG
- a CDS encoding MetQ/NlpA family lipoprotein produces the protein MAIKLKSLAAVGALIGALALAGCGQEQKNPNHIKVGVIVGAEQQVAEVAQKVAKEKYGLDVELVTFNDYVLPNEALSKGDIDLNAFQHKPYLDQQIKDRGYKLVSVGNTFVYPISGYSKKIKSLNDLQNGAQIALPNDPTNLGRSLLLLQKVGLIKLKDNVGLLPTVLDVTENPKNLKLVELEAPQLPRSLDDDQIALAIINTTYASQINLTPAKDGLFVEEKDSPYVNLLVAREDNKDAENVKKFVKAYQSDEVNQAALKVFNGGAVKGW